A portion of the Phyllopteryx taeniolatus isolate TA_2022b chromosome 15, UOR_Ptae_1.2, whole genome shotgun sequence genome contains these proteins:
- the brcc3 gene encoding lys-63-specific deubiquitinase has translation MAVNAVHLESDAFLVCMNHALSTEKEEVMGLCIGEVEVTRIVHIHSVIILRRSDKRKDRVEISPEQLSAASTEAERLADMTGKPMRVVGWYHSHPHITVWPSHVDVRTQAMYQMLDQGFVGLIFSCFIEDKNTKTGRILYTCFQSVQAQKGSEYERVEIPIHVVPREAIGKVCLESAVELPRILCQEEQDTYRKIHSLAHLDPVTKIHNGSVFTKNLCSQMSAVSGPLLQWLEDRLEQNKQSIVELQREKERLKKELSAL, from the coding sequence atggcAGTCAATGCGGTTCATTTGGAGTCGGATGCGTTCCTGGTGTGTATGAATCACGCTTTGAGCACGGAAAAAGAAGAGGTGATGGGTTTGTGTATCGGAGAGGTGGAAGTCACCCGGATCGTTCACATCCACTCCGTCATCATCCTCCGCCGCTCGGACAAGAGGAAAGACCGAGTGGAGATCTCCCCGGAGCAGCTGTCGGCCGCCTCCACGGAGGCGGAGAGGCTGGCCGACATGACGGGCAAGCCGATGCGAGTGGTGGGCTGGTACCACTCCCATCCGCACATCACCGTGTGGCCCTCGCACGTCGACGTGCGGACTCAGGCGATGTACCAAATGCTGGATCAGGGTTTTGTGGGCCTTATCTTCTCCTGCTTCATCGAGGACAAGAACACCAAGACGGGCCGCATCCTTTACACCTGCTTCCAGTCGGTGCAGGCCCAAAAGGGTTCTGAGTACGAGCGTGTGGAGATCCCGATCCACGTCGTTCCCCGCGAGGCCATCGGTAAAGTGTGCCTGGAGTCGGCTGTGGAGCTGCCGCGGATTCTTTGTCAGGAGGAGCAGGATACATACCGCAAGATCCACAGCCTGGCCCACTTGGACCCGGTAACCAAGATCCACAACGGATCCGTATTCACCAAGAACCTGTGCAGCCAGATGTCGGCGGTGAGCGGGCCTCTGCTGCAGTGGCTTGAGGACCGTCTGGAGCAGAACAAGCAGAGCATCGTGGAACTGCAGCGGGAGAAGGAGAGGCTGAAGAAGGAGCTCAGTGCCCTCTGA